One region of Baekduia soli genomic DNA includes:
- the argJ gene encoding bifunctional glutamate N-acetyltransferase/amino-acid acetyltransferase ArgJ, translating into MSEARPFFSSRWVDVPDSVGWLPGHGLPQGFRAAGVAAGIKKESHPPRLDVGLMVSDEEATTSAARFTRSGTAAPPVLVTRDRARLDALRVVAVNSGNANAATGRPGMDEAARMQGAGAMMGRTAEDRVAVCSTGVIGVQLDGAKVVRGLLAAGKALRPDGDGDFQQAIMTTDLFEKRATLEVDLPGGTVRLSAQAKGAGMIQPSFATMLCFVQTDAVVAAETADLLLGVCVKRSFDRISVDGQLSTNDTAILQCSGASGVVVEPESESELIFGQALDALLRQLALDIARDGEGARRVGRVVVRGGHGPNVERTARAVANSPLVKTALYGGDPNWGRIVQAVGLALPDTAPLAVDVTIEGVQVCVAGSAVGHDADALAARVAGDEVEYAIGLPGDGFETEVFFSDLGYDYIKINAEYTT; encoded by the coding sequence GGCGCGGCCGTTCTTCTCCTCGCGCTGGGTCGACGTGCCCGACTCCGTGGGGTGGCTGCCCGGGCACGGGCTGCCGCAGGGCTTCCGGGCCGCCGGCGTCGCGGCGGGGATCAAGAAGGAATCCCATCCACCTCGCCTGGATGTGGGGCTCATGGTCTCCGACGAGGAGGCCACGACGAGCGCCGCGCGCTTCACGCGCTCGGGCACCGCGGCGCCACCCGTGCTCGTCACCCGTGACCGCGCGCGCCTGGACGCCCTGCGCGTCGTGGCCGTCAACTCGGGCAACGCCAACGCCGCCACGGGCCGGCCCGGCATGGACGAGGCGGCGCGCATGCAGGGCGCCGGGGCGATGATGGGCCGCACGGCCGAGGACCGCGTCGCGGTCTGCTCGACCGGGGTCATCGGCGTCCAGCTCGACGGCGCCAAGGTCGTACGCGGCCTGCTCGCGGCGGGCAAGGCGCTGCGCCCCGACGGCGACGGCGACTTCCAGCAGGCGATCATGACGACCGACCTGTTCGAGAAGCGCGCGACGCTGGAGGTCGACCTGCCCGGCGGCACCGTGCGCCTCAGCGCCCAGGCCAAGGGCGCGGGAATGATCCAGCCGTCCTTCGCGACGATGCTGTGCTTCGTGCAGACCGACGCGGTCGTGGCGGCCGAGACGGCCGACCTGCTGCTCGGCGTCTGCGTCAAGCGCTCCTTCGACCGCATCTCGGTCGACGGCCAGCTCTCGACCAACGACACCGCGATCCTGCAGTGCAGCGGCGCCTCGGGCGTCGTCGTGGAGCCCGAATCCGAGTCCGAGCTCATCTTCGGCCAGGCGCTGGATGCGCTGCTGCGCCAGCTCGCGCTGGACATCGCCCGCGACGGCGAGGGCGCCCGGCGCGTCGGACGCGTCGTCGTGCGCGGCGGCCACGGCCCCAACGTCGAGCGCACCGCCCGGGCGGTGGCCAACTCGCCGCTGGTCAAGACCGCGCTGTACGGCGGCGACCCCAACTGGGGCCGGATCGTGCAGGCCGTCGGCCTCGCGCTGCCGGACACCGCGCCGCTGGCCGTCGACGTGACGATCGAGGGCGTGCAGGTCTGCGTGGCCGGCAGCGCGGTGGGCCACGACGCCGACGCCCTCGCGGCGCGGGTGGCCGGCGACGAGGTCGAGTACGCCATCGGCCTGCCGGGCGACGGGTTCGAGACCGAGGTCTTCTTCAGCGACCTCGGCTACGACTACATCAAGATCAACGCGGAGTACACGACGTGA
- the argB gene encoding acetylglutamate kinase produces the protein MRDVSTLLEALPYIREFHGRTVVIKYGGAAMEDPELREDFARDVVLLKYVGMNPIVVHGGGPDITSYMERLGLPVEFVGGLRVSDPATVEVAKMVLVGKVNKDIVGRINRHGQAAIGLSGDDGRLFVCERTSAPGGQDVGFVGRIAKVNTELLQHIAGDYIPVIASVGADREGNSYNVNADEAAGAVARALKAYKVLFLTDVSGWLADPSDPSSRISQADADTVEEALGTIAGGMRPKLQACIDAIHGGVTAAHIVDGRLPHSIILELFTNEGIGTKIRAAS, from the coding sequence GTGAGAGACGTCAGCACGCTCCTGGAGGCGCTCCCCTACATCCGGGAGTTCCACGGGCGCACCGTCGTCATCAAGTACGGCGGGGCGGCGATGGAGGACCCCGAGCTGCGCGAGGACTTCGCACGCGACGTCGTGCTGCTCAAGTACGTGGGGATGAACCCGATCGTCGTGCACGGCGGCGGCCCCGACATCACGTCCTATATGGAGCGCCTCGGCCTGCCGGTGGAGTTCGTCGGCGGGCTGCGCGTCAGCGACCCGGCCACCGTCGAGGTCGCCAAGATGGTCCTGGTCGGCAAGGTCAACAAGGACATCGTGGGGCGGATCAACCGCCACGGCCAGGCGGCGATCGGCCTCAGCGGCGACGACGGCCGCCTGTTCGTCTGCGAGCGCACCTCGGCGCCGGGCGGCCAGGACGTCGGCTTCGTCGGGCGCATCGCCAAGGTCAACACGGAGCTGCTGCAGCACATCGCCGGCGACTACATCCCGGTCATCGCGTCGGTCGGGGCCGACCGCGAGGGCAACTCCTACAACGTCAACGCCGACGAGGCGGCCGGGGCGGTGGCCCGCGCGCTCAAGGCCTACAAGGTGCTGTTCCTCACCGACGTCTCGGGCTGGCTGGCCGACCCGTCGGACCCCTCGTCGCGGATCTCCCAGGCCGACGCCGACACGGTGGAGGAGGCGCTGGGCACGATCGCCGGGGGCATGCGCCCCAAGCTGCAGGCCTGCATCGACGCCATCCACGGCGGCGTGACGGCCGCCCACATCGTCGACGGCCGCCTCCCACACTCGATCATCCTCGAGCTCTTCACGAACGAGGGCATCGGGACGAAGATCCGGGCGGCCTCATGA
- a CDS encoding aspartate aminotransferase family protein: MSDPGAVARDAFLVPAYARQPVEFVRGEGARLWDADGAEYLDVQTGLAVNSVGHCHPKVVAAITEQAARLIHVGNLFHTAPGEELARRLAQSSLGGRVHYANSGTEANEAAIKMARKARRGGRIVSVHRGFHGRTYGSLSATPQESKQAPFAPLVPGFEAVAPTADAIRAAVDTSTAALLLEPVQGESGVYELGAEVLHAAREACDAAGAALIFDEVQCGLGRTGTLWAHQHEGVVPDLMTVAKALGGGLPIGAVITNERFAEGFEPGDHGSTFAGGPVACSAGLAVLDVVEDPALLQRVRDLGEHARHALAELPGVIEVRGRGLMLAAELDPARTEPATDLVGRALREERLVLNATGPTTLRLLPPLTITDAQLDDALARLARLLDPQESR; encoded by the coding sequence ATGAGCGACCCGGGCGCCGTCGCGCGCGACGCCTTCCTCGTCCCGGCCTACGCCCGCCAGCCCGTGGAGTTCGTCCGGGGGGAGGGCGCGCGGCTGTGGGACGCCGACGGCGCCGAGTACCTCGACGTGCAGACCGGGCTGGCCGTCAACTCCGTCGGGCACTGCCACCCGAAGGTCGTGGCGGCGATCACCGAGCAGGCCGCCCGGCTCATCCACGTCGGCAACCTCTTCCACACCGCCCCGGGGGAGGAGCTGGCGCGCCGCCTGGCGCAGTCCTCGCTGGGCGGCCGCGTGCACTACGCCAACTCGGGCACCGAGGCCAACGAGGCCGCGATCAAGATGGCCCGCAAGGCCCGGCGCGGGGGCCGGATCGTCTCCGTGCACCGCGGCTTCCACGGCCGCACCTACGGGTCGCTGTCGGCCACGCCGCAGGAGTCCAAGCAGGCGCCGTTCGCCCCGCTGGTGCCCGGCTTCGAGGCCGTGGCGCCCACGGCCGACGCCATCCGCGCCGCGGTCGACACCTCCACCGCCGCGCTGCTGCTCGAGCCCGTCCAGGGCGAGAGCGGCGTCTACGAGCTCGGCGCCGAGGTCCTGCACGCCGCGCGCGAGGCCTGCGACGCGGCCGGCGCCGCGCTGATCTTCGACGAGGTGCAGTGCGGCCTCGGGCGCACCGGCACGCTGTGGGCCCACCAGCACGAGGGCGTCGTCCCCGACCTCATGACGGTCGCCAAGGCGCTCGGCGGCGGGCTGCCCATCGGGGCCGTGATCACCAACGAGCGCTTCGCCGAGGGCTTCGAGCCCGGCGACCACGGCTCGACGTTCGCCGGCGGCCCCGTGGCCTGCTCGGCGGGCCTGGCGGTCCTGGACGTCGTCGAGGACCCCGCGCTGCTGCAGCGCGTGCGCGACCTCGGCGAGCACGCCCGCCACGCCCTCGCCGAGCTGCCCGGCGTCATCGAGGTCCGTGGCCGCGGCCTCATGCTGGCCGCCGAGCTCGATCCCGCGCGCACCGAGCCCGCGACCGACCTCGTCGGCCGGGCCCTGCGCGAGGAGCGGCTGGTGCTCAACGCCACCGGCCCGACCACGCTGCGCCTGCTTCCGCCCCTGACCATCACCGACGCGCAGCTCGACGACGCCCTCGCCCGGCTCGCGCGCCTCCTCGACCCCCAAGAGAGCCGATGA
- a CDS encoding argininosuccinate synthase: MTDDDQLLHPHEPAASYLARPDQVGRVCLLYSGGLDTSVMLKWIQDEYEAEVVALTINLGQPGEDYDVVREKALRLGAVDARVIDAREEFARDFIVPAIKANAIYGLNYPLFTALGRPLIAKIAVEIARETGCDTIAHGCTGKGNDQVRIDGTVATLAPELKIIAPVRDWKMGRDEEIAYAREHNIPVKGGTETAPYSIDDNLWGRSSEGRWIEELDHAPDDDVFQLVTRPEEAPDEAEVVTIGFEAGVPVSVNGQAMDIVSLIETVAELGMKHGVGIVDHIEDRIVGLKVRDIYEVPAAAILLPAHAELERLVGTIHQNRFKPGIDQQWAYLVYAGLWWEPLRSDLDAYIDEVNRFVTGTIGMKLYKGMARVVTRESPNAVYDAQLATFSESGGLFSQQASPGFIELWSLQSRLAWRLRNEDRG, translated from the coding sequence ATGACCGACGACGACCAGCTCCTGCACCCCCACGAGCCCGCCGCCTCCTACCTCGCGCGGCCCGACCAGGTCGGCCGCGTCTGCCTGCTGTACTCCGGCGGCCTGGACACGAGCGTGATGCTCAAGTGGATCCAGGACGAGTACGAGGCCGAGGTCGTGGCCCTGACGATCAACCTCGGCCAGCCCGGCGAGGACTACGACGTCGTCCGCGAGAAGGCCCTGCGCCTCGGCGCCGTGGACGCCCGCGTCATCGACGCGCGCGAGGAGTTCGCCCGCGACTTCATCGTGCCGGCGATCAAGGCCAACGCCATCTATGGCCTCAACTACCCGCTGTTCACCGCGCTGGGGCGCCCGCTCATCGCCAAGATCGCCGTCGAGATCGCGCGCGAGACCGGCTGCGACACGATCGCCCACGGCTGCACGGGCAAGGGCAACGACCAGGTCCGCATCGACGGCACCGTCGCCACGCTGGCGCCCGAGCTGAAGATCATCGCGCCCGTCCGCGACTGGAAGATGGGCCGCGACGAGGAGATCGCCTACGCCCGCGAGCACAACATCCCGGTCAAGGGCGGCACGGAGACCGCGCCGTACTCCATCGACGACAACCTGTGGGGCCGCTCCTCGGAGGGCAGGTGGATCGAGGAGCTCGACCACGCGCCCGACGACGACGTCTTCCAGCTCGTCACGCGCCCCGAGGAGGCGCCCGACGAGGCCGAGGTCGTCACCATCGGCTTCGAGGCCGGCGTGCCCGTGTCGGTCAACGGGCAGGCCATGGACATCGTGTCGCTCATCGAGACGGTCGCCGAGCTGGGCATGAAGCACGGCGTCGGGATCGTCGACCACATCGAGGACCGGATCGTCGGCCTCAAGGTGCGTGACATCTACGAGGTCCCCGCCGCGGCGATCCTCCTGCCCGCGCACGCCGAGCTCGAGCGCCTGGTCGGCACGATCCACCAGAACCGCTTCAAGCCCGGCATCGACCAGCAGTGGGCCTACCTCGTGTACGCGGGCCTGTGGTGGGAGCCCCTGCGCAGCGACCTTGACGCCTACATCGACGAGGTCAACCGGTTCGTGACCGGCACGATCGGGATGAAGCTCTACAAGGGCATGGCCCGCGTGGTGACCCGTGAGTCGCCCAACGCGGTCTACGATGCGCAGCTCGCGACCTTCTCGGAGTCCGGCGGGCTCTTCTCCCAGCAGGCGTCGCCGGGCTTCATCGAGCTGTGGTCGCTGCAGTCGCGCCTCGCGTGGCGGCTGCGTAACGAGGACCGCGGGTAA